GCCTGGGTTCGCGGCAATCGTTAAGATCATGCAGCCCCAGCGGGGCGCGATAAATCTGCCAGCCATTGAGCCCACCCCGATGGGGCTCGCCAGAAATTTCCTCCCGTCACCCACGGGCAAAGCCCTGGGCTAAAAATACACCGCTATGTCAGATTTTCGACGGGCAAACCGTGGGGCCATTCACGGCCCTGTCGCTGCAAGAGCGAATTATGACCGGCCTGACCGGCGCTACCGATCCGGTTTGGATGCAAGGCAATCAGCATTGGCTGCCGGCGGCGCGCATGCCCGGGCTGGTTTTTCCGGTGCAGCGAATTTCAATCTCCGCCTGGCTGAAAAGAAATCGCATTGTGCTGGCCTCCGTTGTGTTCGCGGTGATGGCGCTGATTGTAGCGCCAACCTGGTATGTGTTGGCTTTGAACGCCAACCGCATGGGCAAGCTCCGCGAGCAACAGGAGGCCGAGGCCCAGCGGGAGCAACTGGTCTCGTCCAAAGCCATTGCCGCCCAAGACCGCCAGCAGCGAGAGCGCATTAAGCGCGACGATGACCGCCTACGCTATACCGAGCTGCTGCAAAAATACGAGCTCGAGCTGGAAGGCGTGCGGGAACGCTCGCACGAGCGCGTGATGCACGGTCTGGATGCCGACGCCTTGAACCGGCAAATTGTGGAGTTGGCCGAAAAGATCGACGGCGTGAAAGGTAAAATCAACGAAATCGACGCCGCCAAGTAGCGCTGGAAATATTGATCCTCCTCACTCCATCGCCCGCTCACCCCATCACCTGCTCATCTCTTGATCCCATTATCTGCGCACTCGCTCCGCTAGCGCATCGCGGCTAAACCTTCGTCCATCACCTCCTCACCTCATCACCTGCTCACCCACCCGCTCCCCCCAGCACCCGCTCACTTCGCTGCACTGGCTCAAAACCGTGCTTGTGCTAGATACTGTGCGCATGTATAGTATCGCAAGTATCGCAATTCATCCGAGTGATCCATTTTCCGCGGCGATCGGTTATGCATTCAGGGAACAATTCGCAGGCTTTGCCATGACGCCAACTCCGCAATTGCTCAAGTGTCTGACGGGCGAGGACGCCGGCAATGATTCATCGAAAATGCTGCCTTCGGAACGCATATTCGCGGAGATTTGTCAGGCTGCATGCCGCGATGGCCTGCGGATTTGCCGCGGCAGTGCGATCGGGCGGCTGACGAAACCGTTCCATTTTGTCCCGGAAATAAAAAATCCGGACAAACGGAACAAAATTCTAACGGACAGCAGGATTTGCCTGGTTTTATACAATAGCCACATCCATTCGAATCCCGCGACTTTATGCTGTGACAAGGAGCGAACCATGATCACCCTTCGCAAAGCGGACCAACGCGGTCAGACGAAAATCGATTGGCTCGATAGCCGGCATTCGTTTTCGTTTGGCGATTATTACGATCCACAACAAATGGGTTTTGGCCCGTTGCG
This portion of the Pirellulales bacterium genome encodes:
- a CDS encoding DUF4339 domain-containing protein, with the protein product MSPPRWGSPEISSRHPRAKPWAKNTPLCQIFDGQTVGPFTALSLQERIMTGLTGATDPVWMQGNQHWLPAARMPGLVFPVQRISISAWLKRNRIVLASVVFAVMALIVAPTWYVLALNANRMGKLREQQEAEAQREQLVSSKAIAAQDRQQRERIKRDDDRLRYTELLQKYELELEGVRERSHERVMHGLDADALNRQIVELAEKIDGVKGKINEIDAAK